CTGCTCGCCGATGCGCACGCCAACCGGTTCTCCCGCGGCTACTTCGACCAGAGCGCGCACCTGTGGTCGCGGGCGGGCCAGCTGGTGGCCAGCACCCATCAACTGGTGTATTTCAAAACCTGAACCGACCCGTCACAACCCGGTCACACTGCGCGCGTCGGCGTCGACGCCGCACGACGGAGTCGATAGCTTCCCGTTGCCACGACAGATGGGAAGCCCGATGCACCAGGCCGACACCCACGGCGCACTGCACCGCACCCTGCTGGCGGTGCTGGGGGCGCTGCTGCTCACCGCGACGGTGGTGACCCCGACCGCGGTGCCGACCGCCGGGGCCTTCTCCCCCGACGGCCTGCCGGTGGAGTACCTGCAGGTGCCGTCGGCGGCGATGGGCCGCGACATCAAGGTCGAGTTCCAAGGCGGCGGCCCGCACGCGCTGTATCTGCTCGACGGGCTGCGCGCCCAGGACGACTACTCCGGGTGGGACATCAACACCGCCGCGTTCGAGTGGTACCACGACTCGGGGCTGTCGGTGGTGATGCCGGTCGGCGGCCAATCCAGCTTCTACACCGACTGGTACAAACAGGCGTGCGGCACCGACGGCTGCCAGACCTACAAATGGGAGACGTTTCTCACCCAGGAGCTGCCCGCCTACCTGGCCAGTGAGAAGGACGTCTCCACCACCGGCAACGCGGTCGTCGGGCTGTCGATGTCGGGCGGCACCGCGCTGACGTACGCGATCTGGCACCCCGAGCAGTTCGTGTTCGCCGGGTCGCTGTCGGGATTTCTGAACCCGTCCAACGGCTGGTGGCCCACGCTGATCGGGTTCGCCATGAAAGACGCCGGCGGCTACAACGGCGCCGACATGTGGGGCCCGGCCGCCGATGTGGCGTGGCAGCGCAACGACCCGACCGTCAACGTCGCCCGGCTGGTCGCCAACAACACCGCGGTCTGGGTGTACTGCGGCAACGGCACGCCCTCGGATCTGGACACCGCCGGCGGCGACGCCGGGGTCGCGTTCAGCGCCCAGATGTTGGAGAACATCACGGTCAGCTCCAACAAGGACTTCCAGAAGAAATACCAGGCCGCCGGGGGACGCAACGCGGTGTTCAACTTCCCCTCCAACGGCACCCACAGCTGGGGCTACTGGGGCTCACAGCTGCAGGCGATGAAACCGGACCTGCTCAAGGTTCTCAAGGTGGGTCAAGAGGAAGAGCAAGAGCAGGAGACTCCCGCGCCCACAACCGAACCCGCCAACCCCGATGCCGTGAACCCGGCCGACCCGGCCAACCCGGCTGTTCCGCAGACCCCCGCCAACCCCGCGAACCCGGCCAACCCGGCCAACCCGGCCGTTCCGCAGACCCCCGCCAACCCCGCAAACCCGGCCAACCCGGCAACCCCGGCGAATCCCGCCTACCCCGCCACTCCGGCCCAGCCGGCGAACCCCGCCTACCCGGCGTACCCGGCGAATCCCGGTCGGGCGCAGACCCCGGCCTATCCCGCCTATCCCGCGAACCCGGGCCTGGCGCAGGCTCCGGCCTACCCCGCCTACCCCGCGCCCGCAGCCCCGCGGGTCTCCCCCGGCGTCGCCGTGCGCTGAGCGCGTCACCCCCCCCCCCGTGAGTGTGCACCCACGGCGATCCGTTGTGCGCCTACGGTTGCCACCGGTCGACATTCAGCGCCCTGAACACACAAAGCTCACCCCCGCACAGGGTGGGATCGCTCACACTTGCCGCCCGCATGCCGTGCGGGTGCCCCGCACCGCCCGGTGATCGGATACAGTGGCCACCAACGTCGGCAACGCGCCGACACGTCGTGGAACGCTTCATCATCACCTAGCCCGGCGCAGACACTGCCGCCCGATCGATGATCCGTGCTCCCGCACAAGCTTTTTTCGCGGCGATCGATTTTGCCCACCGGCAATCTCGCCACCCTGTGCCGCCCAATGGTGCACCAGCGCCCGGCACACCCGATGCCTGAAAGGCACTCCATTTACATGACTTCGCAACCGTCCTTCGCCGACCTCGGTGTTCCCGCCCCGATCGTCGGTGCGCTCACCGCTGCCGGGCTCACCGCCCCGTTCCCCATCCAGGCCGACACCCTGCCCGACACCCTGGCCGGCCGTGACGTGCTGGGCCGCGGCAAGACCGGAAGCGGCAAAACACTCGCGTTCTCGATCCCGCTGGCCGCGCGGCTGGACACCGCCGCACCGGCACGCCCGACCGGGCTGGTGCTCGCCCCCACCCGCGAGCTGGCCACCCAGATCACCGCCGCCCTGGCACCGCTGGCCGCCGCCCGCGGCCTGCAGGTGACCACGATCTTCGGTGGGGTGAACCAGAACCGCCAGGTGGCCGCGCTCAACGGCGGTGTCGACATCGTGGTGGCCTGCCCCGGCCGGCTCGAGGACCTGATGCGCCAGAAACTGGTCAGCCTCGACGCGGTGCGCATCACCGTGCTCGATGAGGCCGACCACATGGCCGACCTCGGATTCCTGCCCGGTGTCACCCGCATTCTGTCGGCGACCCCGAAAGACGGTCAGCGGCTGCTGTTCTCGGCCACCTTGGACAACGGCGTCGACAAACTGGTTCACCGCTTCCTGCGCAACCCGGTCTCGCACGCCGTGGACGAGGCCACCTCCCCGGTCGCGGCGATGACCCATCACGTGTTCCACGTCGCCGACACCGCGGCCAAAAAGCAGCTGGTGCAGCGGCTGGCGTCGGGCACCGACCGGAGAATCCTGTTCATGCGCACCAAACATCAGGCCCGCAAGCTGGCCCGCCAACTCACCGAGGCCGGTATCCCGTCGGTCGACCTGCACGGCAACCTCTCCCAGAACGCCCGCGACCGCAACCTGGCGGCGTTCACCGCCGGCACCGCGAAGGTGCTGGTGGCCACCGACATCGCCGCCCGCGGGGTGCACGTCGACGAGGTGGGGCTGGTGGTCCACGTCGACCCGCCGGTCGAGCACAAGGCCTACCTGCACCGCTCCGGGCGCACCGCACGGGCCGGCAGCTCCGGTGACGTCGTCACGGTCGTGCTGCCCGAACAGCGCAAGGACACCGCGTCGCTGCTGCGCAAGGCCGCCATCACCGCGCGCCCCCAGCAGGTCGACGCCGACTCCGCGCCGGTGACCGCCCTGGTCGGCGAGGTCGCGTCGTACCAGGCGCCCGCCCCCAGACAGCCCGCCGCGGCGACCAGCCCACCGCGGCGCCGCCGCGGACGCGGGACCCAACGCACCGGGGCGGCACACCAGGGGCAACCGGCACGCCGGGCGGCGCGTCGCCGCACCACCGGTGCCCGCCGCCACACCACCTCCACGCCCGCCACCCCGTAGCCCACGCCCCGCGGGGTGTGGCGCCGAGCCCCCCGCCGTGGCCTTGGCCTTGTGCGCCCAGGGCGGGTTGTGCGGCCACGGCGAAGGCTTGTGCGGCCAGGGCGAAGGCTCGTGAACCCACGGCGTGGCTTGTGCAGCCACGGCGCCGTTCGGGGTGCATCGGCCGCCGTCAGCGCACAAGCCTGGGCTCGACGCGCCCCTGGGCCACGCGATCCTCGGCCCACGCGACCCCGTGGCCCACGCAGCCCACGCAAACCCAGTGCCCACGCGCAGCCGGCCCATGCAAGCCCACGCGAACCCGCGCAGCCCCCGGGGCCGACATGCCGGTCTGCCACGACAGTTGGGAAACCGCGCGCAAAGTCGGTAAGCAGGACAGCGACCGGTAGACCGCTGAAGAATTCGAGGCCGCCTCCGCGATGACCGCCGACACCGCCGACAACGACACCGCCGACACCACCGGCCCCGCCGCCCGCTTCGACACCGCCGCGCTGATCACGCTGCCGGTGCGCCTGGTGGTCGGCTGGACCTATTTCTCCGCGTTCTGGCGGCGGGCGGCCCTGGAGAACAAACTCGACCCCGACGTGCCGGGCTACATCGGGGAGAAGTTCAACCATTTCCTGCCCAACTCGCTGGGGATCGGCCCGATCATCGAGCACCTGCTGACCCACCCGGGTCTGCTGCACGCCGCGATGGTGGTGTTCACCATCGCCGAGGGCCTGGTCGGGGCGGCGATCATGCTGGGACTGTTCACCCGGCTGATGAGCCTGGGGGTGTTCTCGTTCGCGTTCGGGATTCTGCTCTCCGCCGGCTGGCTGGGCACCACCTGCCTCGACGAATGGCAGATCGGCATCCTGGGGGTGGCCGCCGGGTTCATGCTGTTCCTGTCCGGCGGCGGGCGCTACTCACTCGATCATCTGCTGGCGCGGCGCCGCCCCGCGTTGCGCGAGCACCGCGGGTTCGCCTGGCTGGCGTCGGGGCCGATCCCGCTGCGCACCCCCGCGGTGCTGGGGGTCACCGCGGCGATCGCCGCGTTGACGCTGCTGACCAACCAGTACTTCCACGGCGGGGTGTACGGCCCGCTGCACAACAAGTCGGTGGCCCCGCAGATCGAGATCACCGACGCCACCCTCACCGGTGACACGCTGCGCTTCTCGCTGTATCGCACCGAGGGCGCCGACGTGTACGGGGCGTTCCTCATCGGCGTCGACGTCCTCGACACCGCCACCGGCCAGCACCTGGTGCACCTCGACGGCGACGACCTGGCCGCCCTGGACCCCGAGGTGATCGACAACCGCTACATCGCCGCCGTCAGCCCCGGCGCCCACGCGCTGGTGGTGCCGCTGGGGGCCAAGGCGCAGCTGAGCCTGCCGACCGGCCCGCCGAGCCCCGGCCACGACTACACCCTGATCGTCACCGACATCAGCGGCGCCGCCTGGCAGCATCCGGTCGCGCTGCGCTGAGCCCCGCGGCGTGTCAGACCCCGCCGCGAGCATGGGGGCATGAACGCACGCACCGTCATCGATGTGGCGCTGCTGGCCGGCGCCGCGCTGCTCACCACGATGGCCCCCGCCCCGCCCGCGCACGCCGACGCGCCGTGCGCGGCGGTCGACACCTGCCGCTACCTGCCCAACCCGTACTACGACGGCCCCTTGATGCCCACCTGGGACCTCCCGGGCTACTACGGCGGGTGGACCACCGGCCCGGTGCTCTGCGACCCGGTCGCGGTCACCTGCCGCGGGGTCGCGCCGCGGACCTGACCGCCGGCGCGACCTTGCGGCCGGGGACCGCATGCAGCCTCCCCCAGCCACGCCCACCGGCCCGGTAACCTCAGCCCGGCAGACCAGCACCGTTTGCGTCGACGCCGCGGCGCCGACAGGTGTACGACCGGACCGAAAGACACCATGCGAGTTGACGGGCGCGACATCGCCGTTTCCGGCAGCTTGCTGCAGCCGCTCAGCCGCCGCACCAACGACATCCTGCGGCTGGCGATCGCCACCGTGGTGCTCGCCGCGGTGATCGCCAGCTCGCTGATCACCCGCCGGGAATGGATCGTGCTGGAACGCTCGGTGGCCCGGCTGGTCAAGGTGCTCTCCCCCACCCAGGCCAACATGGTCTATCTGGTCTACGGGGTGGCGATCGTGGCGCTGCCGTTCGTGATCCTGATCGGGATGATCGTCAACCGGCAGTGGCGGCTGCTCGGCGCCTACACCGTCGCCGCGGTCGGCGCGTTCGTGTCGCTGTCGGTCGGCGGCAACGGGTTCGCCGCGCCGCGCTGGCACTTCGACCTCTCCGACCGGCTGGACACCATGCTGGCCCAGTTCAGCGACGATCCGCGCTGGATCGCGATGCTCGCCGCGGTGGTCGCGGTCTCCGGGCCGTGGCTGCCGCCGCGCTGGCGGCACTCCTGGTGGGCGCTGCTGCTGGCGTTCATCCCGATCCACCTGGTGATCAGCGCGGTGGTGCCGGCCCGTTCGGTGCTCGGTCTGGCCACCGGCTGGTTCGTCGGGGCGCTGGTGATCCTCGTGGTCGGCACCCCCGCCCTGGAGGTGCCGCTGGACGGGGCGATCCGGGCGCTGTACCGGCGCGGCTACCCGGTGGCCAGCATGACGGTGGTGCGCCCGGCCGGGCCGGGCCCGCTGGTGCTGGCGGCCGCCTCCACCACCGACGCCGAGGCCACGGTGCGCCTCTACGGGCCCAACCAGCGCAGCGGCGGGGCGCTGCGCCAGATCTGGCGCAAACTGCGGCTGCGCGACACCGAGACCGCCCCGCTGCACGCCTCGATGCGCCGGGTGGTCGAACACCGGGCGTTGATGATGGTCGCCGCCAACCAGCTGGAGGTCGCCAACACCGACACCCTGGCGGTCGCCGCCTTGGACCGCGGGTGGACGCTGCACGCCCACACCCCGCCGCGCGGGGTGCCGATCGGTGAGTGCACCGACACCACCCCGGTGACCGCGATCTGGTCGGCGCTGCACGATCTGCACGCCGAGCAGATCGCCCACGGGGATCTGCGGGCCTGCGAGATCACCGTCGCCGACGGCGCGGTGCTGTTCGGCGGGTTCGGCAGCGCCGAGTACGGCGCCACCGACGCCCAACTGGACTCCGACATCGCCCAGCTGCTGGTGACCACCGCGGCGCTGTATGACCCCCGCTCGGCGGTGGGCGCGGCGATCGGCGTCTTCGGCCGCACCGCGGTGTTGACCGCCTCACGGCGGCTGACCAAGACCGCGGTGCCCAAACGGCTGCAGGTCGGCCTGCCCGACGCCAAGGCGACCATCACCGCCACCCGCGACGAGGTCAAACGCCAGACCCACACCGACGAGATCCAGGCCACCACCGTCAACCGGTTCACCCGCACCCAGGTCATCCAGCTGGTGCTGCTGGTGGCGCTGGTCTACGTGGCCTACCCGTTCATCAGCACCCTGCCGACGTTCTTCACCCAGCTGCGCACCGCCAACTGGTGGTGGGCGCTGGTCGGGTTGACCGTGTCCTCGCTGACCTACGTGGGGGCCGCGGCCGCGCTGTGGGCCTGCGCCAACGGCGCGGTGAGCTTCCGCAACCTGACGGTCATGCAGGTGGCCAACACCTTCGCCGCCACCAGCACCCCCGCCGGCATCGGCGGGCTGGCGCTGTCGACGCGGTTTCTGCAGAAGGGCGGGCTGACCACCGCCCGGGCCACCGCGGCGGTGGCCCTGCAGCAGTCGGTGCAGGTGATCGTGCACGTGGCGTTGCTGATCTTCTTCAGCGCCGCCGCCGGGGTCTCGGCGGACCTGTCGCATTTCGTGCCGAGCGCCACCCTGCTGTATCTGGCCGCCGGGGCGCTGCTCGGGGCGATCGGCACGTTCCTGCTGGTGCCCAAGCTGCGCCGCTGGATGGCCGAGGCGATCGGCCCGCGGCTCAAGGAGGTCTCCGCCGACCTGCTCGAACTGGCCCGCGAACCGCGGCGGCTGGCGTTGATCGTGCTCGGCGCGGCCGGCACCACCTTGGGGGCCGCACTGGCGCTGTGGGCCAGTGTGGAGGCGTTCGGCGGCGGCACCACGTTCGTCACGGTCACGATCGTCACCATGGTCGGCGGCACCCTGGCGTCGGCGGCGCCCACCCCCGGCGGGGTCGGGGCGGTGGAGGCCGCCCTCATCGGGGGGCTGGCCGCGTTCGGGGTGCCCGCCGCGGTCGCGGTGCCCTCGGTGCTGCTCTACCGGGTGCTGACCTGCTGGCTGCCGGTGTTCGTCGGCTGGCCGGTGATGCGCTGGCTGACCCGCAACGACATGATCTGACTCGGCGCCCTGCCACGCCCAGCGCCACGCACAGCGCCGCGATCAGCCCGGTCCGGCGCCGTCGGCGGCGAAGGTGCGGCTGATCGTCGGCTCGGCGTACCCGGCGGCGACGACCGCGGCGCGCACCGCCGCGCCGATCGCGCGGGCGCGGGCCTCGGGCACCAGCGCGATGACGCTGCCGCCGAACCCGCCGCCGGTCATGCGCGCCCCCAGCGCCCCGGCGTCGACCGCGGTGTCGGCGATGAGGTCCAGGTGGGCGGTGGTGATCGCGAAGTCGTCGCGCATCGAGGCGTGCGAGTCGGTCCAGATCCGCCCGCCGGCAGCGAAATCCGCCTCGGCGAGGGCGGCGACGAAATCGAGCACCCGACGGTTCTCGGTCACCACGTGCCGGGCGCGCCGGGCGTCGAGCGGGTCGCGCACCCGCTGCAGCGCACCGAGGTCGTCGACCTCGCGCAGCGAGGTCAGCCCGAGGTCGGCGGCGGCGCGTTCGCACGCGGCGCGGCGCGCGGCGTACTCCCCGCCGGCGTGTGCGTGGCGGGCGTGGGAGTCGATGAGCAGCAACGCCACCGCGTGGCCGTAGGGGTCGAAGCCGACCGGGCGCACCGTCAGGTCCCGAAAGTCGATGAGCAGCGCCGTGGCCGAGGCCCCGTACAGCGCGGCGAGCTGGTCGAGCAGACCGGTCGGGACGCCGACGTAGTCGTTCTCGGCGCGCCGGGCGATGCGGGCCGCCTCGAGGCGCTCGAGGGTGTGCCCGGCGGCGGTGCTCAACGCGCCGAGCACCGCGCACTCCAGCGCCGCCGACGACGACAGCCCCGCCCCGATCGGCACGTCGGAGGCCAGCGCCAGCGACCCGCCGGGCACCGCATATCCGGCCCGGCGCAGCGACCAGATCACCCCCGCCGGGTACGCCGCCCACCCGCGCACCGCGCCCGGGGTGGTGTGAACCGGGATGCGCACCGCGTCGTCGGCGTGGTCGCTGTAGACGGTGACGGTGTCGGTGTCGGCGTCGCCGGCGATGAACGTGGCGACGGTGCGCTGCGGCACCGCGATCGGCAGCGCGACGCCGTCGTTGTAGTCGGTGTGTTCGCCGATCAGGTTGATCCGCCCCGGCGCGGCGTAGCGCACCGTCATCGCGCCGCCTCACGCAGCCGGGCGGCCACCGACTCGGGGGTGACGTCGACGATGAACGCGTCCATCGCCGACTCCGAGCCGGCCAGATACTTCAGTTTGGTCGCACTGCGCCGGATCGAGAGGAACTCGACGTGGAAGTAGCCGTCGCGCTGCGCCGCGCTGTCGCGGTACTGGTGCAGCGCGGCCATGTAGGGCAGCGGCGTGTCGTAGAGCGCGTCGAAGCGGCGCAGCACCTCCCGGTAGAGCGCGGCGAACTCGTCGAGTTCGGTCTCGGTGAGCTCGGTGAGGTTGCGCACCCACCGGTTGGGGTACAGGTGGACCTCCACCGGCCAGCGCGCCGCGAACGGCACGAACGCGGTGAACGCCGCGCTGCGGGCGATCACCCGCGTGCCGTCGGCGACCTCGCGGGCCAGCAGGTCGGCGAACAGGTTGCCGCCGTGGCGGTCGCGGTGCTCGCGGGCACGCGCCAGCATGGTCGCGGTGCGCGGCGTCAGGTACGGGTAGGCGTAGATCTGGCCGTGCGGGTGCGACAGCGTCACCCCGATCTCCTCGCCGCGGTTCTCGAAGCAGAACACCTGCTCGACGCCGTCGACGGCCTGCAGTGCGGCGGTGCGCTGACGCCACGCGGCGACCACCAGCCGCGCCTGGGCGGGGGGCAGGCCGGCGAACGAGCCGGTGTGGTCGGCGGAGAAGCAGATCACCTCGCAGCGGCCGTGGCCGGGGGCGGCGTGAAAGCCCGGGGTGTGCGGTGTGCTGATCGCCCCGGCGCCGGCCAGGGCGGGGAACCGGTTTTCGAACACCACCACGTCGTAGTCGGCGGCGGGCACCTCACTGCTGGCCCCGCTCGGCCCGGGGCACAGCGGGCACCGGTCGGCGGGCGGCTTGTAGGTGCGGTCCTGGCGGTCGGCGGCGAGGATCACCCACTGCCCGGTGGTCTGGTCGTAGCGCAGCTCGCTGGGCTGCTCGCGGCGCGGCGGCAGCGGGCGCCGGTCGGCCACCGGCGCCGGGACGTGTCCGGGCAGCGAGAAGAACAGCAGCTCACGCCCGTCGGCGAGGGGCCACGCGGTGGGCTCGGTCACGGTTGCGAAGCGTAGCGGCCTGCACGGTGCACCATGGGGCGGGGCACGCGCACCGGCGGGTGCCCGGCGGGTTCGAGGCGAGAAGGGGTGCGGTGGCCGGTCAGAGTCAGCGTCTGGGCACCGGCGGCGGGGCGCTGAGCCCGGTGCTCGGGCGCACCCTGATCGAGCGGGCCCGCACCTGGGCGGTGGGCTCGGATCCGGGGCTGCTGCGGCTGCAGATGGCGATCCGGACCACGATCGCGCTCGGGGTGGCCCTCGGGGTGCTCTACCTGCTGGCGGTGGCGACCGGGGCGCCGGTGACGGTGGCGGTGCTCGGCGCGGTGGTGGCGATGATCTCGGCGCGCGCGGTCAACGAACCCGATCCGCGCCGCCAGCGCGTCACGCTGCTGTTGCTGCCGCTGCCGGCGGCCGCCTCGATCACCGCGGCCAGTCTGCTCGGCCCGCACGTCATCGCCGCCGACGTGGTGTTCGTGGCGGTCACCTTCGTCGCGGTGTATGTGCGCCGGTTCGGCTCGCGCGGGATGGCGCTGGGCATGGTCGCGGTGATGACCTACTTCTTCACCCTGTTCTTGGAGGCCACCCCCGCCGAGTTGCCGTGGCTGATCGTGGCGGTGACGGTCGGCGCCGCCTGCACCCTGCTGATCAGCGGCTATCTGCTGCCCGAGCGCCCCGAGCGGGTGCTGCACCGCACGGTGCGGGCGTTGCGCGCCCGGATGGCGATCGTCACCGAGACCGCCGCCGACGCGGTGGCCGCCGGCCCCGACGACCGGCGTCACCGCCGGCGGCTGGCGGTGCGGGTGGCCCGGCTCAACGAGACCGCGCTGATGGCGCAGAGCCAGATCGAGGAGAAGGTCGACCCCGCGCGGGTGTGGCCCGGGGTCGACGGCGCGGATCTGGCGCTGCGGCTGTTCGACGCGGAGCTGACCTTCGAGCGGATCGCGATCACCGCCGGGCGCGCCGCCGGCACCGATTTGACCGCCGCGACCCGGGCGGCGGTCGCCGCGGTGCTGCGCGGGCTGGCCGCCGAGATGCGGGTGCCCGGCTCGGCCGGGCTCGACCGCGTCGATGCCGCAGCCCGGGCCCTCGTCGACGCCGACCGCGCCCGCACCGACGACGCCGAGGGGGACCCGGCGGGCCGGGCGGCCCAGGTGTACGCCCGCCGGGTCGGCATGGCGGTCACCGACGCCACCGCGGTGATCCGCCGGATCCGTGAGCTCACCGAACGCGGCAGCACCACCCCGGCCGCCCCGCTGAGCGCCCCGCCGGCGCCCGACCCGGCCGACGGCGACGGCCTGTCGCCGACCACCCGGCAGGCCATCCAGGTCACGGTCGCGGTCTCGCTGGCGATCGTCGCCGGGGAGGCGCTGTCCCCGGCGCGCTGGTACTGGGCGGTGATCGCGGCGTTCGTCACGTTCGCCGGCACCACCTCGTTCGGGGAGACCCTCACCAAGGGCTGGCAACGGCTGCTGGGCACCGTGGCGGGGGTGCCGGCCGGGGTGCTGGTGGCCACCGCCGTGTCGGGGCGCCCCGGCGCGGCGGTGGCCCTGATCTTCGTCTGCCTGTTCGCCGCGTTCTATCTGATGAAGGTGTCCTATGCGTTGATGATCTTCTGGATCACCACCGTGCTGGCGTTGCTCTACGGGCTGTTGGGCCAGTTCAGCGTCGACGTGCTGGTGCTGCGGATCCAGGAGACCGCGATCGGCGCGGTCATCGGGGTCGCCGTGGCGCTGCTGGTGTTGCCGGCGCGGACCAAGACCGCGATCCGCGACGAGGCGTGCGCGTTTTTGACCGCGCTCTCGGAGTCGGTGGACACCTCGGTGGCCGCCCTGGCCGGCGACGCGGTGCACCCGACCGATCAGGCCCGCCGGGTGCACCACCAGCTCCAGCAGTTCCGCACCACCGCCAAACCGGTCACCGTCGGCATCGCCGGGGTCGCCGGACGCAACACCATGCGCCGCAGCCTGCGGCTGGTCAACGCCTGCGACCACTACGGGCGGGCGCTGGCGCGCGCCGGCGCCGGGGCAGCCCGACCGTCACGGCAGCCGGTCAACCTCATCGCCGCGGCCGCCGCCCAGACCCGCGCCAACATCGACGCGCTCATCGCCCATCTGCAGCGCCGCGAGCCGGGCGAGCTGCGTTCGGCCACCGACCTGCTCGACGCCGCCGACGCCCTCGCCGGCCAGAACGCCGGCCAGAACGCCCAGCCCGACGCCGAGGCCGACGCCGGGTCGACGCGGCGGGTGCGCGGGGCGGTGCACGCGCTACGCCAGATCGACCGGGCCCTGCTCGACGCCGCCGTCGACCTCGGGGTGCCGACCGTGCGCCTCTGGTAGCCCGGCCCGGGCGTCGAGGTAGGCGTCGAGGTAGGCCAGCGCGGCCTTGGCGGCGCGCCGCAGCGCCCCGAACTCCCCCAGGTAGGCGGCGAGCCCGCCGACGCCGGGCAGCACCGACAGCCGGCGGAACACCCGCCGCGGCTGGGGGCGACGGTCGAGTTCGTCGCCGATCTCGCGCAGCACCGCCGCCAGATGCCACCAGGTGCGCACCAGCGTGAGCGGGCTGCGCGCGGCCCGGGCGCCCGCGGCGGGGCCGCGGGCGGGCGCGGCGTGGCGCTCGGCGACGTCGCGGTCGAGGCGGCGCCCGCACAGCACCGCGGCGAGCAGCTGGATCTGCACCGCGGGGTCGTCGACCCCGTGTTCGCGGGCGAGGGCGCACACCACGATCGCCTGGTTGGCGAAGCCCAGCATCGGCTGCACCGGCAGCAGCGCGCCCAGCACGCCCAACGACCGGGGCGAGGCGACCGCGACCGTGTTGAGCGCACCGACG
This sequence is a window from Mycolicibacillus parakoreensis. Protein-coding genes within it:
- a CDS encoding FUSC family protein, which translates into the protein MAGQSQRLGTGGGALSPVLGRTLIERARTWAVGSDPGLLRLQMAIRTTIALGVALGVLYLLAVATGAPVTVAVLGAVVAMISARAVNEPDPRRQRVTLLLLPLPAAASITAASLLGPHVIAADVVFVAVTFVAVYVRRFGSRGMALGMVAVMTYFFTLFLEATPAELPWLIVAVTVGAACTLLISGYLLPERPERVLHRTVRALRARMAIVTETAADAVAAGPDDRRHRRRLAVRVARLNETALMAQSQIEEKVDPARVWPGVDGADLALRLFDAELTFERIAITAGRAAGTDLTAATRAAVAAVLRGLAAEMRVPGSAGLDRVDAAARALVDADRARTDDAEGDPAGRAAQVYARRVGMAVTDATAVIRRIRELTERGSTTPAAPLSAPPAPDPADGDGLSPTTRQAIQVTVAVSLAIVAGEALSPARWYWAVIAAFVTFAGTTSFGETLTKGWQRLLGTVAGVPAGVLVATAVSGRPGAAVALIFVCLFAAFYLMKVSYALMIFWITTVLALLYGLLGQFSVDVLVLRIQETAIGAVIGVAVALLVLPARTKTAIRDEACAFLTALSESVDTSVAALAGDAVHPTDQARRVHHQLQQFRTTAKPVTVGIAGVAGRNTMRRSLRLVNACDHYGRALARAGAGAARPSRQPVNLIAAAAAQTRANIDALIAHLQRREPGELRSATDLLDAADALAGQNAGQNAQPDAEADAGSTRRVRGAVHALRQIDRALLDAAVDLGVPTVRLW